The following coding sequences are from one Leptolyngbya sp. NIES-3755 window:
- a CDS encoding ribosomal-protein-alanine acetyltransferase (similar to AA sequence:cyanobase_aa:LBDG_22340) — translation MNSITLQTIDNSLLPQVLELDRICFDGLWTQDGYQREIDSPNSELIAITIDNHLIGYGCFWAIVDEAHITIIGIHPNYRSQGLGKLILLALLDRACQREMKHATLEVRISNQSAISLYEKFQFKVAGQRKKYYADTGEDALILWRGGLQTAEFQKMLKEKSLEVRDRLVQQQRTLHDPASLLSLEKIRLTN, via the coding sequence GTGAATTCCATCACGCTCCAAACGATCGACAATTCCCTCCTCCCCCAAGTCCTCGAACTCGATCGCATTTGTTTCGACGGACTTTGGACACAAGATGGATATCAGCGAGAAATCGACAGCCCGAATAGTGAATTGATCGCCATTACGATCGACAATCACCTCATCGGGTACGGCTGTTTTTGGGCGATCGTCGATGAAGCGCACATTACGATCATTGGAATTCACCCGAATTATCGATCTCAAGGATTGGGAAAACTCATTCTTTTGGCGTTGCTCGATCGCGCCTGTCAACGCGAGATGAAGCACGCTACATTAGAAGTTAGAATTTCTAACCAATCTGCAATTTCTTTATACGAGAAATTCCAGTTTAAAGTTGCGGGACAGCGTAAGAAATACTACGCTGATACGGGCGAAGACGCGCTGATTCTTTGGCGCGGTGGACTTCAAACGGCTGAATTTCAAAAGATGTTGAAAGAAAAGTCGTTAGAGGTTCGCGATCGTCTTGTTCAGCAACAACGAACACTTCACGATCCTGCCTCCCTGTTGAGCCTTGAAAAGATCCGCTTGACTAATTGA
- a CDS encoding hypothetical protein (similar to AA sequence:cyanobase_aa:Npun_F4043), whose protein sequence is MSELLERITLNPKQCGGNPCIRGMRIRVSDVLDLFAAGLSAEQILGEMPDLEVDDLKAAFLYAAQKVNSVSDTLLIEERDHKNALLAQLASAEAVIWSPQTDQEGIQALSDLLMTARTENNVCSGDYLDLKDELFAQESVDSLYPKISDFQSS, encoded by the coding sequence ATGTCGGAACTACTCGAAAGAATTACGCTGAATCCCAAACAATGCGGCGGTAATCCTTGTATTCGAGGAATGCGAATTCGAGTATCAGACGTTCTAGACCTATTTGCGGCGGGATTGAGTGCTGAACAAATCTTAGGAGAAATGCCTGATCTAGAAGTAGATGATTTGAAGGCAGCATTTCTATATGCAGCGCAGAAGGTCAATTCAGTATCAGATACATTGTTGATCGAGGAACGCGATCACAAGAATGCGCTTCTGGCTCAACTTGCCTCCGCTGAAGCAGTAATTTGGTCGCCTCAAACGGATCAGGAGGGGATTCAAGCGTTGTCTGATCTTTTGATGACAGCGAGGACAGAGAATAATGTTTGTAGTGGCGATTATCTTGATCTGAAGGACGAACTTTTTGCACAAGAATCGGTAGATAGCTTGTACCCAAAAATTTCTGATTTTCAGTCATCATAA
- a CDS encoding heat shock protein 40 (ab initio prediction:Prodigal:2.6;~similar to AA sequence:cyanobase_aa:MAE49440) encodes MEDTDGEEDQCSVKLYLLSKIEVCNSPIPISTLPVNRQDPEGYYSILGVSTNASISEIKAAFRQRAKQLHPDHNASPYASQNFQQLKQAYEVLSNPETRAQYDTSGVDVSHYAAGNEEQVSSQEPLEPLTCSMCHQVTAQPRYIIFYNVKSFFVMTVRTPVQGIFCRNCADEQSLRNTVITWLLGWWGFPWGLMFSTHAIINNLVGGHKPRDINARLLAYQAYVFATQEKFDLARAVGADALNLLPRRFRSIDVASSRTQNIPKEDSEWKKFQIMVTSLLQALDNGKPINHLKNNWSLLGRGFYLQCALIATVISIGSNFVFSSTGSPSRSLSPAESKSIVPPTQSVAPSTKPAYVRPKLADNGRPFPTASGYIDGYPLDSADGYSKVTIDNGQNDSDVFVKLFSLGALGTDKPQPVRVFLIRAREQFTIENLSPGGYDIRYRNLDTGRLQRSEPFQLEEFKTATGVQFSQVRLTLYRVRGGNTQIYDISEGEF; translated from the coding sequence TTGGAAGATACAGACGGAGAAGAAGATCAGTGTAGTGTAAAACTATACTTGTTATCTAAGATCGAAGTTTGCAATAGCCCCATTCCAATCAGCACACTACCTGTGAACAGACAAGATCCAGAAGGATACTACTCCATACTAGGAGTATCCACAAACGCCTCCATCTCCGAAATCAAGGCTGCATTTCGTCAACGTGCTAAGCAGCTTCATCCGGATCACAATGCTTCGCCTTACGCCTCACAGAATTTTCAACAGCTTAAACAAGCCTACGAAGTTTTGAGCAATCCAGAGACTCGCGCTCAGTACGATACTTCTGGTGTTGATGTTTCTCACTATGCAGCAGGGAATGAAGAGCAAGTGTCTTCTCAGGAACCTCTTGAGCCATTAACTTGCTCGATGTGCCACCAAGTTACGGCGCAACCGAGATACATCATCTTTTACAACGTAAAAAGCTTTTTTGTGATGACGGTTCGTACTCCTGTTCAGGGTATTTTCTGTCGGAATTGTGCGGATGAGCAATCTTTACGTAACACAGTTATCACATGGTTACTGGGCTGGTGGGGATTTCCTTGGGGACTCATGTTCTCAACTCATGCAATTATCAATAACTTAGTGGGCGGGCACAAACCGCGTGATATCAATGCCCGTTTGTTAGCCTACCAAGCGTATGTGTTTGCAACTCAGGAAAAATTTGATCTTGCTCGCGCCGTTGGAGCGGATGCGCTGAATTTATTACCTCGTAGATTTCGGTCTATTGATGTTGCTTCTTCAAGAACCCAAAACATTCCTAAAGAGGACAGTGAATGGAAAAAGTTTCAGATTATGGTTACGAGTCTTTTGCAAGCACTCGATAACGGTAAACCCATCAATCACCTTAAAAACAATTGGTCTTTGCTGGGGCGTGGCTTCTATCTACAGTGCGCCCTGATAGCGACAGTGATTTCCATTGGATCAAATTTTGTATTTTCTAGCACTGGAAGCCCTTCGCGAAGCTTATCGCCTGCCGAATCAAAATCAATAGTACCCCCAACGCAATCAGTAGCACCTTCAACTAAGCCAGCATACGTCCGCCCAAAACTTGCGGATAACGGTAGACCTTTTCCAACGGCATCTGGCTATATCGATGGGTATCCCCTTGATTCTGCGGATGGTTATTCTAAAGTCACGATCGATAATGGTCAGAATGACTCTGATGTATTTGTAAAGTTGTTTTCCCTCGGCGCACTGGGCACAGATAAACCTCAACCTGTTCGAGTATTCCTTATTCGTGCTAGAGAGCAGTTCACAATCGAGAACCTTAGTCCTGGAGGCTACGATATTAGATATCGAAATTTAGATACAGGGAGACTACAACGTTCTGAACCTTTTCAACTTGAGGAATTTAAGACGGCTACAGGAGTTCAATTCAGTCAAGTAAGGTTGACTTTGTATAGAGTCAGGGGCGGAAATACCCAAATTTATGACATCTCAGAAGGTGAATTCTGA